GTAATAATTTGAAACATTTTAGAACCGCTTAAGCCTTCCTCCACGACATGAATGACTTTGGATGCAATGTAGTAAGCAATGACTGAAAGCAATGCTCCTTGCAAGCCAAATACGGTGGAAACAAAAATAAACACAAAAAGGTTTAAGAATAGAATGAGATCGCTCGTTCCAAATGGCAGTTTTCGGGACAGCAGTACTGCAAGCATATCAATTCCATCTAATGCGCCGCCATTACGCAGCGCCAGCCCCATTCCAAACCCAAGGATAATCCCGCCGACAACGGTTATCAACAAAGTATCCCCTTCGATGATGGCTGGAGTGTGGTGCATAAAACTTGTACCCGCAGCAAGTGATGCGATTCCGATAATTGATAATAATGCAAAGCGTTTCCCAATTTGCTTATATCCTAACCAGACAAACGGAATGTTGATCGCAGCAATCAGAATCCCCAGCGGTATATTGAACAGCTGTGACCCAACAATGCTGAGGCCTGTCACCCCTCCATCAGATACGCTGTTTGGAATGAGCACCGTTTCCAGTCCATATGCCGCTATGATTCCTCCGATTATGACCATGATGACTTGCAGGATGATTTTCGCCTTGAATTTCTTATGTTTCTCGTTTGTATTCATGCCATTCCTCATTTCATATATTATGTTATATTTAAATATAACATAATATCATTTTTTGGCAGAAAACTTGCTTTTATGAAAAGGATTTGTCAATCAAGCAGTCTGCTTCCGCCGTGCTCATTAGCACAATATTGTCTTGATCGCTGATCAAAAATGGATTTCATTATTTCCCGATATGTATTTATCAATGATGGAGAGGAATGAAAGAATGAGGAAACTCGGAAAGATATTTTACTGCAATGCCGCTCTGCTGCTGCTCGCCTTATTGCTTGCTGGATGTGCGGGCAGTAAGAATGTAGAATCAAAACAAACTTCAAATGATGAAACTGCTGCACAAACTGACGAAAATCATCATGATAACGAAGACAGCAACAAAATAAGCAAAGATGAATCAGAGCCAACAACGGGATCAGAAGAATCCACAACAGGTGAATCAGATGACACCTCTTCAGAAAAAGCAAAAAATGAGGAGAAAGATAATGAAGACACTGGATTGGCAGCGTATTCTTCTGAAAAAATCGAATATGCCCGTGTTTGGCTGCAGCTTGGGCCTAATCAAGAGATAGATGAATTAAATGTTCGGCACATTTCAGCCGGTGAACCGATCAATCCTAATGATGAGACAAGTGCCAGCTATCCAGAAGATGTGATCCAGTTGGCAGGTTCTCGATTAGTCGATGGATCAGTCACTTATCATGGTAACGGGGATGGCACGATTCATGTATACAATGTCCCTTTACGCTGGGATTCCGCTGATGATTTAGATCAAGGGGTTATGCGGGAAGTGACTGAGAATATCATGAACAATAAAAAAACAGTGTACGTAAAGACAGGCGACAATAAAAAAATCAAACGGCTTATTGACATGATGGTTATTCATTAAACAGCAATCGAAAAAGAATGATATATTCATATGGAACAAAGTTTGGAGTGTGATCACTTGCTGAAAAATCTACCGGTTCTATTAGCTATCCTTACCGTTGGAAACATTCTAAATGTGATGAGCCTTACCCTAGAATTATCAGAGACTTTTCACTGGATTGTATTATTAAGGTGTTGCATTATTATTTTATAGCGCCGTATGTTTAGTGGCGTACAATCTGAATCAAAAGCTTATATCTCAGAAATAAGTGAATGATGTCTTAAGAAAAACAAGCATGTAATATAATGCTTCAGCTTGTAGAGAAAACGACGTTTTTTCTACAAGCCTTTTTTGTTTTCTGCTGTTTCTTTAGTTGTTCAGCGGATTTCAAAAACTGAAAAAGAGCTCCCACATACCTAGCCCTGCTTAGCTAGGTATGTGGCAATCTTCTTCATGTTCTGGCATGCGGCTGTGAGGAGAACTTGTTCACTCACATTCCGTTTTCCCCTCAACCTGCAATAGCGAAGCCCATGCAGCTGTTTTGAATCTGCAAAGCTTCGCTCTATTTTTTCTTTTCTTTTTTTATAGAGGGTTTTTCCTGAAACAGATAAGCGATTTTGTCTGACCTTTTCTTTGTGGTCCTCCCATACATGCCGGGTGATGACCTTTTGGCGGTGCTTTGATCTTGTGCATTGTTCAAGCAATGGGCACGCGGAACAGGTTTCAGGATTTGATTTATATGACCGGTAGCCTTTTCGGTCAGTTGTTGAGTATGTAAGTGTTTGCTGGTTCGGGCAAATGTATCTGTCTTTTTCACTGTCATAATGAAACTTCCATTTTGGAAACAAGCCTCTAGTAGGGTGATATCGTCTATGCGCAATAACGCCAAAAATATGGCGGTCAGCTAATCCTTTACAGATCGGAGTCGTCAAATAACCAGAATCAAGAGCGACGGCTTCTACTTCAAAATCAAATCGTGCAATTTGGTGATCTAATCGGTCAAGATAAGGCACAGAATCATGGACATTTCCAGGCGTAACATAGGCGTCGGTGATAATGTTATGTTTCATATCCGTTGTTCGGTGATCTAAGTAAAAGAAACCCTCCGGTTTGTTTTCGCGATACATATAACCACTTTCCGGATCAGTGGTACTGTGGCGGATCTCTTTTTCAGCTTTCACCTCCTCTTTGGCCGGTAATGGCTTTTTTCCGTGCTCCTCTCGATCTTCTTGAATGGCTTCATTTAAATCTTTGATATAGTTTTGTGTATCCTGTTCAATCGTTTTTCTTGTGTATTTGTGCTTGTTGGCATTGGCTTTCAGATGAGTTGAATCAGTGAAAAGGACACGTCCGCCCACCATATCATGATTGATGGCCTGAAGAACGACCTCATCAAAAATGTCTTGGAAAATCGTTGTATCTTTAAAGCGTGTGCGTCTGTTCCAGCTGATGGTGGAGTGGTGCGGAACTGGGTCATTGATATTCAGGCCCAAAAACCATCTGTACGCCATATTGTAATAAATTTCTTTTTCAAGCTGTCTTTCTGAACGGATACCGTAGAGGTAGCCGATAAACATCATTTTGAATAAAATCAGCGGATCGAGTGAGGGGCGGCCTTTGTTTTCGCTGTAGTAAGGCTTAACCTTTTCAATGATAAAAGAGAAGTCAATGTGTTTATCAATTTTTCGAAGCAGGTGATCCTCTTCGACGAGTTGGTCAAGCAGAACAAATTCAGCTGCGTTTTGAGAAGAATTTCTTGTGTGGAACATGAGAAAGACACCGTCCTTTTTAGTCTTTCTTTTATTTTATTACAGAAGAATGGATATTTTAAGGAAAAATAAAGGCTGTCGAGATTTTCTCGACAGCCTGAAGCATGTAATATAATGCTTGTTTTTCTTCTAGCTACTTCCTCAAACTCTGACTCCATAGTCAACCTTGAAGTGTTAAACTCCGGTTGAACTTTCGCAAACGGCTTCCATCATTTCTTCTCTCTCCCCTTTTGAGATGCATGAACCAACATCATAATGTATAATTCTTCCTACCTGCTTATAGGAGGCATTACATCATGAAAATAAGAGTTACTGGAATTTTAATTGGCATTACTTTATTTATGACTGGTATTCTTTTGCCGGAAGCAAAATTTGATTATCCTCAGTACATTAGTTTTGCCGGAGCTTTTATAGCATCATCATCAATTAGCAGTCTTATGAAACTGAAAAAGCAATCGGCAACGAATTCTTAAACTTTCCTTCCTAAGAGTTTAAAACGAATGTTGTAAGGTGGAATAAAAACCGTTAAAATACCAAGGGCGTTATACCCCTTGGTATGATTGATGTGCCCCGGGGGGATCGTATTCTCGACAGGCTATTGCCCCACTATGCCCTGCCTGGCTAATATTGATCAGGTCCAAACGCTTTTGATATCAAGCGTTGGAAGC
The Bacillus vallismortis genome window above contains:
- a CDS encoding IS1182 family transposase, coding for MFHTRNSSQNAAEFVLLDQLVEEDHLLRKIDKHIDFSFIIEKVKPYYSENKGRPSLDPLILFKMMFIGYLYGIRSERQLEKEIYYNMAYRWFLGLNINDPVPHHSTISWNRRTRFKDTTIFQDIFDEVVLQAINHDMVGGRVLFTDSTHLKANANKHKYTRKTIEQDTQNYIKDLNEAIQEDREEHGKKPLPAKEEVKAEKEIRHSTTDPESGYMYRENKPEGFFYLDHRTTDMKHNIITDAYVTPGNVHDSVPYLDRLDHQIARFDFEVEAVALDSGYLTTPICKGLADRHIFGVIAHRRYHPTRGLFPKWKFHYDSEKDRYICPNQQTLTYSTTDRKGYRSYKSNPETCSACPLLEQCTRSKHRQKVITRHVWEDHKEKVRQNRLSVSGKTLYKKRKEKIERSFADSKQLHGLRYCRLRGKRNVSEQVLLTAACQNMKKIATYLAKQG
- a CDS encoding YitT family protein — its product is MNTNEKHKKFKAKIILQVIMVIIGGIIAAYGLETVLIPNSVSDGGVTGLSIVGSQLFNIPLGILIAAINIPFVWLGYKQIGKRFALLSIIGIASLAAGTSFMHHTPAIIEGDTLLITVVGGIILGFGMGLALRNGGALDGIDMLAVLLSRKLPFGTSDLILFLNLFVFIFVSTVFGLQGALLSVIAYYIASKVIHVVEEGLSGSKMFQIITTQPELMVETIRDQLGRSATYKEAYGGFSHEKFKEITCVINRLEETKLKEIINDIDKNAFVTVYDVAEVKGSNFRRVNHH